The window TGAAGGCGCTGGCCCCCTGCTCCGCCGAGCTGAAGGCCACGCGCATGAAGCCGAACAGTTCGCGGCCACAGCCGACATTATTACCCAGCAAGCCGACTGCCGGCTCGCGCGCAGCGAATTCTGCCTCATCCACCAACACCTTCAGCGTGCCCTGCACGCCGTCGACACGGATCACGTCACCGTCGCGAACCCGCGCCAGCGCACCGCCGACATGAGCTTCGGGGCAAACATGGATCGCCGCCGGAATCTTGCCCGAGGCGCCGGACATACGGCCGTCGGTCACCAATGCGACCTTGAAGCCACGGTCCTGCAGCACACCGAGGAACGGGGTCATCTTGTGCAGTTCCGGCATGCCGTTCGAGCGCGGCCCCTGGAAGCGCATGACCGCCACGAAGTCCTTCTCCAGCAGGCCCGCCTTGAAGGCATCGGCCAGGTCCTGCTGGTCCTGGAACACCAGCGCCGGGGCTTCGACCACCTGGTGCTCCGGGGCAACGGCGGACACTTTCATCACGCCACGACCGAGGTTGCCTTCCATGACCCGCAGGCCACCCTCCGGCGAGAACGCCCGGGCGACCGGACGCAGGATGTTTTCATCGAGGCTCTCGGTCGGGCCTTCACGCCAGACCAGCTCACCATCCTGCAGGAACGGCTCGCGGGTGTAGCGGCTCAGGCCATGCCCGGCCACGGTGTTGACGTCTTCGTGCAGCAGACCGGCCTCAAGCAGCTCGCGGATCAGGAACGACATGCCACCCGCGGCCTGGAAGTGGTTGATGTCGGCCTTGCCGTTCGGGTAAACATGCGACAGGGTCGGTACCACCTCGGAAAGGTCGGCCATGTCCTGCCAGGTCAGGTGAATGCCCGCCGCACGGGCAATGGCCGGCATGTGCAGGGTATGGTTGGTCGAGCCGCCGGTGGCGTGCAGGGCAACGATGGAGTTGACCAGTGCGCGCTCGTCGACGATTTCGCCGATCGGCATGAAGTTGCCGCTCTGCTTGGTCATGCGCGTGACCTGGAATGCCGCCTCGCGGGTCAGCGCATCACGCAGCGGGGTGTTCGGGTTGACGAAGGACGCGCCCGGCAGGTGCAGGCCCATCACTTCCATCAGCAACTGGTTGGTGTTGGCGGTGCCGTAGAAAGTGCAGGTACCCGGGCTGTGGTAGGACTTCATCTCCGACTCCAGCAACTCCTCGCGGCTGGCCTTGCCTTCGGCGTAGCGCTGGCGGACATCGGCCTTCTGCTTGTTGGAAATGCCCGAGACCATAGGCCCGCCCGGCACGAAGATGGTCGGCAGATGGCCGAAGCGCAGCGACCCCATCATCAGGCCCGGTACGATCTTGTCACAGATACCGAGCATCAGCGCCGCATCGAACATGTTGTGCGACAGTGCCACCGCGGTCGACATCGCGATCACCTCGCGACTGGCGATCCCCAGTTCCATGCCCGGCTCGCCCTGGGTCACCCCATCGCACATGGCCGGCACACCGCCAGCGAACTGGCCGACCGAGCCGATCTCGCGCAGGGCCTGCTTGATCTGCTCCGGATAGGTTTCGTAGGGCTGGTGGGCAGAGAGCATGTCGTTATAGGACGAAACGATCGCCACGTTGGCGGCATTCATCATCCGCAACGTTTCCTTGTCCTGGCTGCCGCAACCGGCCACGCCATGGGCAAAGTTCGCGCACTGCAGCTTGCCGCGCACGGGACCGTCGCTGGCGGCACCACGAATCAGTGCCAGGTACGCCTCGCGGGTGGCGCGGCTGCGGGCGATAAGCCGTTCGGTGACCTCAAGAACGCGGGGATGCATGTGTAGAACTCCAGGCTAACGGAAATGGCGACCTGTTTGTCCTGAGGTGAGCGAAGGCCTCGGCTGGCGGGGCTTTTCGTTCATCCGGACCCGTTGATTCAGGTCACTCGTTGTAGATAAAACAAAATATTGCCACTAAAAAGGCTTGTTTTCTATTTCTATGCGAATAATCT of the Pseudomonas vanderleydeniana genome contains:
- the edd gene encoding phosphogluconate dehydratase, with amino-acid sequence MHPRVLEVTERLIARSRATREAYLALIRGAASDGPVRGKLQCANFAHGVAGCGSQDKETLRMMNAANVAIVSSYNDMLSAHQPYETYPEQIKQALREIGSVGQFAGGVPAMCDGVTQGEPGMELGIASREVIAMSTAVALSHNMFDAALMLGICDKIVPGLMMGSLRFGHLPTIFVPGGPMVSGISNKQKADVRQRYAEGKASREELLESEMKSYHSPGTCTFYGTANTNQLLMEVMGLHLPGASFVNPNTPLRDALTREAAFQVTRMTKQSGNFMPIGEIVDERALVNSIVALHATGGSTNHTLHMPAIARAAGIHLTWQDMADLSEVVPTLSHVYPNGKADINHFQAAGGMSFLIRELLEAGLLHEDVNTVAGHGLSRYTREPFLQDGELVWREGPTESLDENILRPVARAFSPEGGLRVMEGNLGRGVMKVSAVAPEHQVVEAPALVFQDQQDLADAFKAGLLEKDFVAVMRFQGPRSNGMPELHKMTPFLGVLQDRGFKVALVTDGRMSGASGKIPAAIHVCPEAHVGGALARVRDGDVIRVDGVQGTLKVLVDEAEFAAREPAVGLLGNNVGCGRELFGFMRVAFSSAEQGASAFTSALETLE